Proteins co-encoded in one Prescottella sp. R16 genomic window:
- a CDS encoding alpha/beta fold hydrolase, protein MEQAINPVDGVGVAFRVIGDGTPLMLVHGTALSSAIWRAFGYVKALRHEYQLILPDMRGHGRSDGPYEPASYAMDLVVGDVLAILDRLGHERAHYLGYSFGGRVGLSVAAAAPDRLRTLTVGGGSSRPQAGSFDRLFFPGCVDVLDRDGMTAFLDTWNAHRSTPLDPATRAAFDANDPRALVAYMRRAEQEPGVPDSVLASITLPTLLFVGSEDRMRLGDTRRMAALIPGAELAVLDGDHATTVMASGDVLSVVGPFLEAH, encoded by the coding sequence ATGGAACAGGCGATCAATCCGGTCGACGGTGTCGGTGTGGCGTTCCGCGTGATCGGGGACGGGACGCCGCTGATGCTGGTGCACGGGACGGCGCTGTCGAGTGCGATCTGGCGGGCGTTCGGCTACGTGAAGGCACTGCGTCACGAGTACCAGTTGATCCTGCCGGACATGCGCGGTCACGGTCGCAGCGACGGACCGTACGAACCTGCCTCGTACGCAATGGATCTTGTGGTCGGCGACGTCCTGGCGATCCTCGACCGGCTCGGTCACGAGCGTGCCCACTATCTGGGGTACTCGTTCGGTGGGCGTGTCGGGTTGTCCGTGGCTGCGGCGGCGCCGGATCGGCTGCGCACCCTCACCGTCGGCGGCGGGAGCAGCCGCCCCCAGGCCGGATCGTTCGATCGTTTGTTCTTTCCCGGCTGCGTCGACGTACTCGACCGCGACGGCATGACGGCGTTCCTCGACACGTGGAACGCGCACCGCTCCACCCCGTTGGATCCGGCGACGCGGGCGGCGTTCGATGCCAACGACCCGCGTGCTCTCGTCGCCTACATGCGTCGCGCCGAGCAGGAACCGGGTGTGCCGGACTCGGTCCTGGCGTCCATCACCCTCCCGACACTGCTGTTCGTCGGCTCCGAGGACCGCATGCGCCTCGGCGACACCCGGCGGATGGCAGCGCTGATCCCCGGCGCGGAGCTCGCGGTGCTCGACGGCGACCATGCGACGACGGTCATGGCCTCCGGTGACGTCCTGTCCGTGGTCGGGCCGTTCCTCGAGGCGCACTGA
- a CDS encoding Lrp/AsnC family transcriptional regulator: MTEIRMQECAELDEVDLRLVNALQFAPRASWTTVGAALGIDPVTAARRWTRLADSGSAWVTAHPAGPQTAALIEVECVAGAARTTADALSRRPHVLTVEHTSGGHGLLLTVSVVDVAALSRLLLDIEELPGIRSTRTHPVIRPYALGGDWQVRALDGEQRGRLTPPARRGRAPLHPLDDTDRRLLACLFDDGRAPLTDIAVRLGCSVTTVRRRLTALLGRNALLRCDIAQPLSGWPISVSVWARVPVDDCTDVGRRLVALPETRACLALAGAPANFYHSVWVRSLDDVHRVERTLRHLVPSLDIQGRTITLHTVKRMGRILDDHGRSVEAVPMDIWADPVSAPRGTARPRTGRHRRP; encoded by the coding sequence GTGACAGAGATCCGAATGCAGGAATGTGCCGAACTGGACGAGGTCGATCTGCGGCTGGTCAACGCCCTGCAGTTCGCGCCGCGGGCCTCGTGGACGACGGTCGGCGCCGCACTCGGCATCGACCCCGTGACCGCGGCCCGCCGGTGGACGCGGTTGGCGGACTCCGGTTCGGCATGGGTGACCGCGCACCCGGCCGGCCCGCAGACCGCCGCACTGATCGAGGTCGAATGCGTCGCCGGCGCAGCCCGGACCACCGCTGACGCACTGTCGCGTCGACCGCACGTCCTCACCGTCGAGCACACCAGCGGCGGCCACGGCCTCCTGCTCACCGTGAGCGTCGTCGACGTCGCGGCACTGTCGAGGCTCCTGCTGGACATCGAGGAACTCCCTGGAATCCGCTCGACCCGAACACATCCGGTGATCCGCCCGTACGCGCTCGGCGGTGACTGGCAGGTGCGGGCCCTCGACGGCGAGCAGCGCGGCCGCCTCACCCCGCCCGCCCGCCGCGGGCGGGCCCCGCTGCACCCCCTCGACGACACCGACCGGCGGCTGCTGGCCTGCCTGTTCGACGACGGCCGCGCCCCGCTCACCGACATCGCGGTGCGACTCGGCTGCAGTGTCACCACCGTGCGCCGCCGGCTGACGGCACTTCTCGGGCGGAACGCGTTGCTGCGCTGCGATATTGCGCAACCGCTGTCCGGCTGGCCGATATCGGTGTCGGTGTGGGCGCGAGTCCCCGTCGACGACTGCACCGACGTCGGCCGACGCCTCGTCGCGCTGCCCGAAACCCGGGCCTGCCTCGCGCTCGCCGGGGCGCCCGCCAACTTCTACCACTCGGTGTGGGTGCGGTCCCTCGACGACGTCCACCGTGTGGAGAGGACGCTGCGGCACCTCGTCCCGTCCCTCGACATCCAGGGCCGCACCATCACCCTGCACACCGTCAAACGCATGGGACGCATCCTCGACGACCACGGGCGCAGCGTCGAAGCCGTGCCCATGGACATCTGGGCCGACCCGGTCAGTGCGCCTCGAGGAACGGCCCGACCACGGACAGGACGTCACCGGAGGCCATGA
- a CDS encoding M20 family metallopeptidase codes for MSLTDDARTLQDDLVRLRRQLHAEPEVGLHLPRTQDRVLQALDGLPLEVTTGSALSSVTAVLRGGRPGPTVLLRGDMDALPVGEKVNVDYASRVPDRMHACGHDLHTSMLAGAAHLLAARREQLAGDVVFMFQPGEEGYDGAGHMLVEGVLEASGSRPVAAYGLHVSASGAPGGVFVTRKGPLMAASDVVTVTVLGRGGHGSAPYATLDPIPPACEMVTALQTFAARSFPSFDPVVITAGAFHAGTAANVIPDDARFDLSVRSFSQENREKVRDGIIRVCRGIAAAHGMDVDVDYHEQYPVTVNDDTEAEFVADVVAETYGPERFAWQPQPATASEDFSRVLDEIPGAFVFLGACPADRDPTKAAYNHSPHAEFDDSVLADGAALYSELAVRRLTTSVRDEPHARAR; via the coding sequence GTGTCGCTCACCGACGACGCCCGCACCCTGCAGGACGATCTGGTCCGGCTGCGCCGGCAGCTGCACGCCGAACCGGAAGTGGGCCTGCATCTCCCGCGCACCCAGGACCGTGTCCTGCAGGCTCTGGACGGGCTGCCGCTCGAGGTCACGACGGGGTCGGCGTTGTCGTCGGTCACCGCGGTCCTGCGCGGTGGACGCCCCGGCCCGACGGTGTTGCTGCGCGGCGACATGGATGCGCTACCGGTGGGCGAGAAGGTGAACGTCGACTATGCGTCGAGAGTGCCGGATCGGATGCACGCGTGCGGGCACGATCTGCACACCTCGATGCTGGCCGGGGCCGCCCACCTGCTGGCGGCGCGCCGCGAGCAACTCGCGGGTGACGTCGTGTTCATGTTCCAGCCCGGCGAGGAGGGCTACGACGGGGCCGGGCACATGCTGGTGGAGGGGGTGCTCGAGGCGTCCGGGTCGCGTCCGGTGGCGGCGTACGGGCTGCACGTGAGTGCGTCGGGGGCGCCGGGCGGCGTGTTCGTCACCCGGAAGGGCCCGTTGATGGCCGCGAGCGACGTCGTGACGGTGACAGTGCTCGGTCGCGGCGGGCACGGGTCGGCCCCGTACGCGACGCTCGACCCGATTCCCCCGGCCTGCGAGATGGTGACGGCGCTGCAGACGTTCGCGGCCCGCTCGTTCCCGTCGTTCGATCCGGTGGTGATCACCGCCGGCGCATTCCACGCCGGTACGGCCGCGAACGTGATCCCGGACGACGCCCGGTTCGATCTTTCGGTGCGCAGTTTCTCGCAGGAGAACCGAGAGAAGGTGCGCGACGGCATCATTCGGGTGTGCCGGGGCATCGCCGCCGCGCACGGCATGGACGTGGACGTCGACTACCACGAGCAGTACCCGGTGACCGTCAACGACGACACCGAGGCCGAGTTCGTCGCCGACGTCGTCGCCGAGACGTACGGTCCGGAACGGTTCGCGTGGCAGCCGCAGCCCGCGACGGCGTCGGAGGACTTCTCCCGCGTCCTCGACGAGATCCCGGGCGCCTTCGTGTTCCTCGGCGCCTGCCCCGCCGACCGCGACCCGACCAAGGCCGCCTACAACCATTCACCGCACGCCGAATTCGACGACAGCGTCCTCGCCGACGGGGCCGCGCTCTACAGCGAACTGGCGGTGCGGCGGCTCACCACGAGTGTCCGTGACGAGCCGCACGCACGCGCACGCTAG
- a CDS encoding aldehyde dehydrogenase family protein, translating into MDELVSINPATLDEIGRTPVTSLHELDTAVRRANDVFPGWSADRALRQKLLQACADALTLRAADIVPLLVREQGKTAAEAGGEIWISAEHLTHAAEADWPDEEPGPDAAGRTARVQKIPLGAVAAVVPWNFPVFLTVAKIAPALAAGNTVVVKPAESVSLVVDTVVQLLAEILPEGVLQIVHGGPDVGRTLVEHPLIRKVSFTGSTQVGRLIMKQAAESITPVTLELGGNDPAIVLDDADIAYTAQSLARSAFFNAGQMCVAPKRAYVPAGRVDEFCQAFAAHAAALSVGDGLDPATTMGPLHSKAQLEFVHGLLDDAVARGATIVTGGGRGTDLPGYFLEPTLVRDVDDTFDLVALEQFGPVFPVVAYTSLDDVVATVDSQEFGLGASVWGTDEAAATEVAERLAAGSVWVNQHNAVEVELPFGGIKSSGFGREGGIEGIGDYLQTRVLNIKHTS; encoded by the coding sequence ATGGACGAACTCGTCTCGATCAACCCGGCCACTCTCGACGAAATCGGCCGGACACCGGTCACGTCACTGCACGAGCTGGACACGGCCGTCCGCCGCGCGAACGACGTTTTCCCCGGCTGGAGCGCCGACCGTGCCCTGAGGCAGAAACTGTTGCAGGCCTGCGCCGATGCGCTGACACTCCGAGCGGCCGACATCGTGCCGCTGCTGGTGCGGGAACAGGGCAAGACCGCCGCCGAGGCCGGCGGCGAGATCTGGATCAGCGCCGAACATCTGACGCACGCCGCCGAGGCCGACTGGCCGGACGAGGAACCGGGCCCCGACGCCGCAGGCCGGACCGCCCGGGTTCAGAAGATCCCACTCGGTGCGGTGGCCGCTGTCGTGCCGTGGAACTTCCCCGTCTTCCTGACGGTGGCGAAGATCGCGCCGGCACTCGCCGCCGGCAACACCGTGGTCGTCAAACCCGCAGAGTCCGTGTCACTGGTCGTGGACACAGTGGTGCAGCTCCTCGCGGAGATCCTGCCGGAAGGCGTGCTGCAGATCGTGCACGGCGGACCGGACGTCGGCCGCACCCTCGTCGAGCACCCCTTGATCCGGAAGGTGTCGTTCACCGGATCCACACAGGTCGGCAGGCTGATCATGAAGCAGGCCGCCGAATCGATCACCCCCGTGACACTGGAGTTGGGCGGCAACGACCCGGCGATCGTTCTCGACGACGCCGACATCGCTTACACCGCACAGTCGTTGGCCCGATCGGCGTTCTTCAACGCCGGCCAGATGTGCGTCGCACCCAAACGTGCCTACGTCCCGGCCGGCAGGGTGGACGAGTTCTGCCAGGCCTTCGCGGCACACGCGGCGGCACTGTCCGTGGGTGACGGACTCGACCCCGCCACCACGATGGGGCCGCTGCACAGCAAGGCGCAGCTCGAGTTCGTACACGGATTGCTCGACGACGCGGTCGCCCGCGGCGCCACCATCGTGACGGGCGGAGGACGCGGCACCGATCTGCCCGGGTATTTCCTCGAACCCACCCTGGTCCGCGACGTCGACGACACCTTCGATCTCGTGGCACTCGAACAATTCGGACCGGTCTTTCCCGTGGTCGCGTACACGTCCCTCGACGACGTCGTCGCCACGGTCGACAGTCAGGAGTTCGGGCTCGGCGCGTCGGTATGGGGTACGGACGAGGCCGCAGCCACAGAGGTGGCCGAACGCCTTGCCGCCGGATCGGTCTGGGTGAACCAGCACAACGCCGTCGAAGTGGAACTGCCGTTCGGCGGGATCAAGTCCAGCGGGTTCGGCCGCGAGGGCGGGATCGAAGGAATCGGAGACTACCTACAGACCCGCGTGCTCAACATCAAGCACACCTCCTAG
- a CDS encoding enoyl-CoA hydratase-related protein, with product MDVVEEQHGRILVVRIEREAKRNAIDRSVTEGIDAALNRLEDDPELWAGVLTGTPRVFSAGTDLGVSVSLRTERGGEYGITRRERHTPLIAAVEGPALGGGFEMALACDAIIASRTAFFGLPETRRGLVASSGALFRAARALPPNVARELLVSGRTLDSERACRLGLVNEVTDAGCALDRALALAEDICLSSPVAVRETLRALRALTAAEDALGWRSTEHAVDAFRASEDMAEGISAFFEGRTPRWCGR from the coding sequence ATGGACGTCGTCGAGGAGCAACACGGCAGGATTCTGGTCGTCCGCATCGAACGGGAGGCCAAACGCAATGCGATCGACCGGTCCGTCACCGAGGGCATAGATGCGGCACTGAACCGCCTCGAGGACGACCCCGAACTGTGGGCCGGTGTACTCACCGGAACCCCACGGGTGTTCAGTGCCGGAACCGATCTCGGTGTGAGCGTGAGCCTGCGGACCGAACGGGGCGGCGAGTACGGCATCACACGGCGTGAACGCCACACCCCACTGATCGCCGCAGTCGAAGGGCCCGCACTCGGCGGCGGATTCGAGATGGCACTCGCATGTGACGCGATCATCGCTTCCCGCACAGCGTTTTTCGGCCTCCCCGAAACCCGTCGCGGGCTCGTCGCGTCCTCCGGTGCGCTCTTCCGCGCCGCCCGGGCGCTGCCCCCGAACGTGGCGCGGGAACTGCTCGTCTCCGGACGCACCCTGGATTCGGAACGCGCCTGTCGACTGGGGCTGGTCAACGAAGTGACCGATGCCGGATGCGCCCTGGACCGGGCGCTCGCACTCGCCGAAGACATCTGCCTGTCCTCACCCGTGGCGGTGCGTGAGACCCTGCGGGCACTACGCGCCCTCACCGCAGCGGAGGACGCCCTCGGATGGCGGTCCACCGAACACGCCGTCGATGCCTTCCGTGCATCGGAGGACATGGCAGAGGGCATCAGCGCGTTCTTCGAAGGACGCACACCCCGATGGTGCGGACGCTGA
- a CDS encoding nitroreductase, with product MSDAPTADLHTPLRFLLETRSSCRAFAPDPVPRDVVEQILETAQRTPSWCNTQPWQVSLTEGDATERFRAGLREYVRSSPQEPDFPFPTGYRGDYGTRRKDCAMQLYSSVGIAEGDRRASAEQTMKNFDLFDAPHVAVVTSDEALGVYGAVDCGLYVNTFLLAAHSLGVAAVPQAALAGSAPYLRRFFGLADDRKVVCSISFGYADDTHPANSFRTPRADIDTVATWVS from the coding sequence ATGAGCGACGCCCCCACTGCGGACCTCCACACACCCCTGAGGTTCCTGCTCGAAACCCGAAGCAGCTGCCGCGCATTCGCGCCGGACCCCGTCCCACGCGACGTAGTGGAACAGATTCTCGAGACAGCACAGCGCACACCGTCGTGGTGCAACACTCAGCCCTGGCAGGTGTCGCTCACCGAGGGGGACGCCACCGAGCGGTTCCGAGCGGGACTGCGCGAGTACGTGCGTTCGTCCCCGCAGGAACCGGACTTCCCGTTCCCCACCGGATACCGAGGCGACTACGGCACACGCCGTAAGGACTGCGCCATGCAGCTGTACTCCAGCGTCGGCATCGCCGAGGGGGACCGCCGCGCCTCGGCGGAACAGACGATGAAGAACTTCGACCTGTTCGACGCCCCGCACGTCGCCGTCGTCACCTCGGACGAGGCCCTCGGGGTCTACGGTGCCGTCGACTGCGGCCTGTACGTGAACACCTTCCTGCTCGCCGCGCACAGTCTCGGCGTTGCCGCCGTCCCGCAGGCCGCGCTCGCCGGCAGCGCGCCCTACCTGCGTCGATTCTTCGGCCTCGCCGACGACCGGAAGGTCGTCTGCTCGATCTCGTTCGGCTACGCCGACGACACCCATCCGGCCAACAGCTTCCGCACCCCCCGGGCGGACATCGACACGGTCGCGACCTGGGTGTCCTGA
- a CDS encoding TauD/TfdA family dioxygenase: MTYALPTTAAPTPTDPLAYFGPIVAPRITADADDRPYELFSLEPQTPTIGAEISGIRLGGDLPDTVIAELRRALLEWKVLFFRGQDITREDHRAFAARWGELEQHPFYEYTQPGQSAVDVATLAKDANAVGAENIWHNDVTWHKFPSFAAVLRAVEIPAVGGDTLWADTGAAYDLLPEDLKARIDGLEAEHDWVRSFGSGMPQDAIERLRPEFPAVTHPVVRVVPETGRRVLFVNVAFTQRILGVTESESNELLQLLYRHLMRPELQVRLRWQPDTVAFWDNRTCQHYASSDYHPARRVMERISIVGDAPVGIGSRAAGGQGCPA, translated from the coding sequence GTGACCTACGCGCTCCCAACCACCGCCGCACCCACCCCCACCGATCCCCTCGCATACTTCGGCCCGATCGTCGCGCCACGCATCACCGCGGACGCGGACGACCGGCCCTACGAGCTGTTCTCCCTGGAGCCGCAGACCCCCACGATCGGTGCGGAGATCTCCGGTATCCGGCTCGGCGGCGACTTGCCCGATACGGTCATCGCCGAACTCCGCCGGGCACTGCTCGAATGGAAGGTGCTGTTCTTCCGTGGTCAGGACATCACCCGGGAGGACCATCGTGCGTTCGCCGCGCGCTGGGGTGAGCTCGAACAACACCCGTTCTACGAGTACACCCAACCCGGACAGAGCGCAGTCGACGTCGCCACCCTGGCCAAGGACGCGAATGCCGTAGGCGCAGAGAACATTTGGCACAACGATGTCACCTGGCACAAGTTTCCGTCGTTCGCGGCCGTCCTGCGCGCAGTCGAGATTCCCGCGGTGGGCGGGGACACGCTGTGGGCCGACACCGGTGCGGCCTACGATCTGTTGCCCGAGGACCTCAAGGCGCGGATCGACGGACTCGAGGCCGAGCACGACTGGGTCCGCTCGTTCGGCTCCGGAATGCCACAGGACGCGATCGAACGGCTGCGGCCGGAGTTCCCGGCCGTCACCCACCCGGTCGTGCGGGTCGTCCCCGAGACCGGCCGACGCGTGCTGTTCGTCAATGTCGCCTTCACCCAGCGCATTCTCGGGGTGACGGAGAGCGAGTCGAACGAGTTGCTGCAGTTGCTCTACCGACACCTCATGCGCCCCGAACTGCAGGTGCGCCTGCGATGGCAGCCGGACACCGTCGCCTTCTGGGACAACCGCACGTGCCAGCACTACGCCTCGAGCGACTACCACCCGGCGCGGCGGGTCATGGAGCGGATCTCGATCGTCGGCGACGCACCGGTCGGGATCGGTTCCCGGGCGGCCGGCGGACAGGGGTGCCCGGCATGA
- a CDS encoding TetR/AcrR family transcriptional regulator, with the protein MTRTTPRTAMIDAAERLIVERGLPALTLKDVQLAANQSNNSAAKYHFGSRDGLLDALIGTRMAPVNARRTRLLDAMEQSGSPETVRLAVEALVHPLAAETLGRPGSRYARFLVQAVTDPALADLTRKHLMAESYRRVHQLLIDLCPAPADIAGWRTGNAVMLNMTALAAREGAGHSPSETTAIVADIVGALVAMFEAPTSPPAPYL; encoded by the coding sequence GTGACCCGCACCACTCCCCGAACGGCGATGATCGACGCCGCCGAACGGCTCATCGTGGAGCGTGGCCTGCCGGCACTCACGCTCAAAGACGTCCAGCTCGCAGCAAACCAATCCAACAATTCCGCGGCGAAATATCATTTCGGTTCCCGGGACGGACTCCTCGACGCTCTGATCGGGACGCGCATGGCCCCGGTCAACGCCCGCCGCACCCGGTTGCTCGACGCGATGGAGCAGTCGGGCTCCCCGGAAACCGTCCGGCTCGCCGTCGAAGCCCTCGTCCACCCCCTGGCGGCCGAGACCCTCGGCCGGCCCGGCAGTCGCTACGCGCGCTTCCTCGTGCAGGCGGTCACCGACCCCGCGCTCGCGGATCTGACCCGGAAGCATCTGATGGCAGAGAGCTATCGACGGGTCCATCAGCTGCTGATCGACCTCTGCCCGGCACCGGCGGACATCGCAGGCTGGCGGACCGGTAACGCCGTCATGCTCAACATGACGGCGCTCGCCGCCCGAGAGGGCGCCGGCCACAGCCCCTCGGAAACCACTGCGATCGTCGCCGACATCGTGGGCGCACTCGTGGCCATGTTCGAGGCCCCCACATCGCCTCCCGCCCCGTACCTCTAG
- a CDS encoding acyl-CoA synthetase: protein MYPGTHARTHPDRIAVRMSRGPGLTYRELDERSVRLARELRARGLKVGDGIAILAENHVRFFEVYWAAVRSGLYVTAINRHSTPDEAAYIMADSGARVLICSHGLQETVVGLLPLLDADVHRLMFDGVVDGVEHYEDVLAQQSPEPLDDEPRGQLMLYSSGTTGRPKGVKRALTGLQVDDPAAPHNSNLLCSITSMDGDSVYLVPGPLYHAAAFNWSIAVQEIGGTVVVMSKWDPEEFLASVERHRVTHTQLVPTMMVRLLKMDPEIRARHDLSSLEALLHSAAPCPVGVKLEMLDWLGPIVDEYYTGTEGLGVTFVAAPDWEARPGTVGRSVTGPIHICDDDGRELAVGEVGTVYFERTGAPFSYHNDETKTADARHPDHPTWSTIGDVGRLDPDGYLYLTDRKAFMIIAGGVNIYPAEIENRLIMHPGVADVAVFGLPDADMGEYVHAVVQPAPGTEATPELADDILAFAREHLSRFKVPRILEFRDELPRLESGKLRKDLLRAEYLPC from the coding sequence ATGTACCCCGGAACACATGCTCGCACCCACCCCGACAGAATCGCCGTCCGGATGAGCCGCGGCCCCGGCCTGACCTACCGGGAGCTCGACGAGCGTTCGGTACGACTCGCCCGCGAGCTGCGTGCACGGGGCCTGAAGGTGGGTGACGGTATCGCGATCCTGGCCGAGAACCACGTCCGTTTCTTCGAAGTTTATTGGGCGGCAGTACGGTCCGGCCTGTACGTCACCGCGATCAACCGGCACAGCACACCGGACGAGGCCGCGTACATCATGGCGGACTCGGGGGCGCGGGTCCTGATCTGCTCGCACGGCTTGCAGGAGACCGTCGTCGGGTTGCTGCCGCTCCTCGACGCCGACGTGCACCGCCTGATGTTCGACGGTGTCGTCGACGGCGTCGAACACTACGAGGACGTACTGGCACAGCAGTCGCCGGAACCCCTCGACGACGAGCCCCGCGGCCAGCTGATGCTCTACTCCTCCGGCACCACGGGTCGACCGAAGGGGGTCAAGCGGGCGCTGACGGGTCTGCAGGTCGACGACCCTGCCGCACCCCACAACTCGAACCTGCTCTGCAGCATCACCTCGATGGACGGGGACTCGGTGTACCTGGTGCCCGGGCCGCTCTACCATGCCGCAGCATTCAACTGGTCGATCGCGGTGCAGGAGATCGGCGGCACCGTCGTCGTCATGTCGAAGTGGGATCCGGAGGAGTTCCTGGCGTCGGTCGAGCGTCACCGCGTCACACACACCCAGCTCGTACCCACGATGATGGTGCGGCTCCTCAAAATGGACCCGGAGATCCGGGCCCGCCACGATCTGTCCTCACTCGAGGCCCTGCTGCATTCCGCCGCGCCGTGCCCCGTCGGCGTCAAGCTCGAGATGCTGGACTGGCTGGGGCCGATCGTAGACGAGTACTACACCGGCACAGAGGGTCTCGGCGTCACATTCGTCGCGGCACCGGACTGGGAAGCTCGTCCGGGCACAGTGGGCCGGTCGGTCACGGGTCCGATCCACATCTGCGACGACGACGGCAGGGAGTTGGCCGTGGGCGAGGTCGGCACGGTGTACTTCGAACGCACGGGGGCGCCCTTCAGCTACCACAACGACGAGACGAAGACCGCCGACGCGCGGCACCCGGACCATCCGACCTGGTCGACGATCGGGGACGTGGGACGCCTCGACCCGGACGGCTACCTGTACCTGACGGACCGCAAGGCGTTCATGATCATCGCCGGCGGTGTGAACATCTACCCTGCCGAGATCGAGAACCGGCTGATCATGCACCCGGGTGTCGCCGACGTCGCCGTGTTCGGTCTGCCCGACGCCGACATGGGCGAGTACGTGCACGCCGTCGTGCAACCCGCACCGGGTACCGAGGCCACCCCGGAACTCGCGGACGACATTCTCGCGTTCGCCCGGGAACACCTCTCCCGGTTCAAGGTGCCCCGCATCCTCGAGTTCCGGGACGAACTGCCCCGACTG